A window of the Gemmatimonadaceae bacterium genome harbors these coding sequences:
- a CDS encoding NPCBM/NEW2 domain-containing protein — translation MLVARRSARLVALSLAIVPGRHRTHVGDVSLSSLDLAKMKVQIVGGRGGTAARNVAQANRSIDGAAIRIGGREFADGVGTRATSVIFVRLSGGAERFTAMVGADDNASAGNPPANAPAPTPIIFRVVGDGRVLQVSKPLVRGDAPEAMNVDVHGIQTLVLQVKPVDGSRPISADWADARFTVSGNAPTAIDIPVEPRVILTPKSGPAPRINGPSLTGVSPGHEVIYRMPVTGERPMTFGARGLPTGLTLDAATGIIHGVIATRGRYPVTFTARNARGSASKDFVFVAEGQLALTPAMGWNSWNAFGRAVSDSLARVAADAMVSTGLADHGWTYVNLDDGWERSRRETDPLYEGPVRADDGTILTNKKFPNMKALGDYIHAKGLKFGIYSGPGPTTCQRLEASWQHEHQDFLTFANWGVDYLKYDWCGYSDVLAPGETNTQLAVLERPYQVGRAALDQVPRDIIYSLCQYGWGNVWEWGAEPGIAGNSWRTTGDITDTWESMNGIGFQQVGHSKYAQPGHWNDPDMLVIGKVGWGPRLRDSRLTPNEQYVHITLWTLLAAPLLLGNDLTQMDDFELNLVTNDEVLAVHQDPLGKAADRVSKHDELEAWARPLSDGSLAVGLFNRDEMDMPVSVAWRDLGITGRHAVRDLWRQRDLGAFADSFTTVVPRHGTVFVRVK, via the coding sequence TCGCTCGACCTCGCGAAGATGAAGGTGCAAATCGTCGGAGGCCGTGGCGGCACCGCCGCGCGGAACGTCGCGCAGGCGAACAGGTCGATCGATGGCGCGGCCATTCGCATAGGGGGCAGGGAATTCGCCGACGGCGTCGGCACGCGCGCGACGAGCGTCATCTTCGTCCGGCTCTCGGGCGGCGCCGAGCGATTCACCGCGATGGTCGGCGCGGATGACAATGCATCAGCGGGCAATCCACCCGCGAACGCGCCGGCGCCGACACCGATCATCTTTCGCGTCGTCGGCGACGGCCGCGTGCTGCAGGTGAGCAAGCCACTCGTCCGTGGCGACGCGCCCGAAGCGATGAACGTCGACGTGCACGGCATCCAGACGCTCGTGTTGCAGGTGAAACCCGTCGACGGGAGCCGCCCGATTTCCGCCGACTGGGCCGACGCGCGCTTTACGGTTTCGGGAAATGCGCCGACAGCGATCGACATTCCTGTCGAGCCTCGGGTAATCCTCACGCCGAAATCTGGTCCGGCGCCGCGCATCAACGGTCCGTCGCTCACTGGCGTTTCGCCGGGGCATGAAGTCATCTATCGAATGCCGGTGACCGGGGAACGGCCGATGACGTTCGGCGCGCGCGGCCTGCCAACGGGCCTCACGCTCGACGCGGCTACCGGCATCATTCACGGTGTGATCGCGACGCGCGGCCGATACCCGGTAACGTTCACGGCGCGAAACGCGCGCGGTTCGGCATCGAAGGACTTTGTCTTCGTGGCCGAGGGACAGTTGGCGCTGACGCCGGCGATGGGATGGAACAGCTGGAATGCATTCGGCCGCGCGGTGAGTGACTCCCTCGCGCGCGTCGCCGCGGACGCGATGGTTTCGACGGGCCTCGCCGACCACGGCTGGACGTACGTCAATCTCGACGACGGGTGGGAGCGGAGCCGCCGCGAAACCGATCCGTTGTACGAAGGCCCGGTGCGCGCGGACGACGGCACCATTCTCACGAACAAGAAATTTCCGAACATGAAGGCACTCGGCGACTACATCCACGCGAAGGGCCTCAAGTTCGGCATTTACTCCGGCCCCGGTCCCACCACCTGCCAGCGCCTGGAAGCGAGTTGGCAGCACGAGCATCAGGATTTTCTAACGTTCGCGAACTGGGGTGTCGACTATCTGAAGTACGATTGGTGCGGCTACAGCGACGTCCTCGCGCCGGGCGAAACCAACACACAGCTCGCGGTGCTCGAGCGGCCGTATCAGGTGGGTCGCGCCGCGCTCGATCAGGTGCCGCGCGACATCATCTATTCGTTGTGCCAGTATGGTTGGGGCAATGTGTGGGAATGGGGCGCGGAGCCGGGCATCGCGGGCAACTCGTGGCGTACGACGGGCGACATTACCGACACGTGGGAAAGCATGAACGGTATTGGCTTTCAGCAGGTCGGACACTCGAAGTACGCGCAGCCCGGGCACTGGAACGATCCCGACATGCTCGTCATCGGCAAGGTTGGTTGGGGACCGCGGCTGCGCGACTCACGGCTCACGCCGAACGAGCAGTACGTGCACATCACACTCTGGACGCTGCTCGCGGCGCCGCTGCTGCTCGGCAACGATCTCACGCAGATGGATGACTTCGAGCTCAATCTGGTGACGAATGACGAGGTGCTCGCGGTGCACCAGGATCCACTCGGCAAGGCGGCGGATCGCGTGTCGAAGCACGATGAGCTCGAGGCGTGGGCGCGGCCGTTGAGCGACGGTTCGCTCGCCGTCGGCTTGTTCAATCGCGACGAGATGGACATGCCGGTCAGCGTCGCGTGGCGCGATCTCGGCATCACCGGGCGTCACGCCGTGCGCGATCTGTGGCGTCAGCGCGACTTGGGGGCGTTCGCCGACAGCTTCACGACGGTCGTTCCGCGTCACGGCACGGTGTTCGTCCGGGTCAAGTAG
- a CDS encoding dockerin type I domain-containing protein produces the protein MSIRRRAFVAASAAAAAGVVAMSTFARTARAQVSGESPSRRVAVPASMSGPISVLWADDFKHHTATPLTYVFDRATRRSYEVHLDSATVKRVGGVNRLRGLRATLSTMSDGHVTSIQPSGGARFITTVPGTPMWTTRRVLVLPCRTSDSPTPFGSVQDFQSLWFNGPMSVAAFWQESSYGQLNVTGDVLDWITVPGTAASYESGGTLQLATFIPACEALIPASVDVSKYDVVAYELGIFYPVELGGYADSSTVRGVTKAFGTTVSGYQASPQSDMGSHAHEFGHALSLFHSSTDDGFGYTSDWDIMSNATAYTESGINFGAEAAQPQKDLLGYIPVARRFVATGASSTITLERAATPAGNTNYLLAVIPLGSSDSASDPYYTVELRQHAGFDRDTPLEGVVVHQRCTVFACLSSQSFNVQDRDGNGNPNDHGAVLQSGESFVDKAHAISISVVSITGTSAQVTIHNGFGRNFALSRTGSKSTVAEGIASASDAIDITASGPGGATWAAANQQSGGQWLQVLTPTGCGSGTLRFQRNVAQLAPGTYYDTLNITSTAATSVHQYIDTLVVTPGTALHVGLSAVAHVDSNFAGVGHNDSTLVRIAGAGGASAQWTATRRKNFGFASGSQNLVTLTGTGNGVAIWPMVTLSTTATGWYVDTITVKLTANPTDSAVFFDSLLVVPPVQYALSTTGRRDSILAGGLSKPDSIAVSFSGLWATRASWTLTTGNRSPRFLVPVERGGFANTYAATGNATAYFQWIAQDTLRGIHLEPGTYIDTLLIVGPFPGGSTQSASSQKQQRLIDTLVVYNPSATAGLQLSSAARADTIAQGLSSSVDSVLVVPVGPGADTLQWAASILLTASGETTPGGAPAPLRVALPPGTGLPQFGGRGRGWVRYERVLTGLAPGRYANVLPIASLDGHATATLFDTLVILPGTQLSLGQTAHIDSIAAQSTTSVTDSVNLFVVGINASTTAWTATKRRSFTTLATASGTGPTTLRWTISPSGLAAGVYVDTITVSAGSNARGASIVNTIFVGGGPVKTVAAAGFDVDSVGGVLNYQFATTLSVNVGPLNQTLGSYAAIVDWDSTVVQLDSAAGVSGGFAKPASTQSNKARVSLSATDPAGKSGSVPLAQLYFHFSASNIGKTTSITPTFTSAKTPGGTDFASSLGLNSAKAEVIPGALRGDVNLDGRLTSADALLLVRSIVGFPGPGTPLVINPNGDANCNGKVEAVDVQYILAKLVGLPVGSACVGTIK, from the coding sequence ATGTCGATTCGAAGACGCGCATTCGTCGCGGCCTCGGCGGCTGCGGCAGCCGGGGTGGTCGCCATGTCGACGTTCGCGCGCACGGCTCGCGCGCAAGTGAGCGGCGAAAGCCCGTCGCGGCGCGTCGCGGTGCCGGCATCAATGAGTGGCCCGATCAGTGTGCTGTGGGCGGACGACTTCAAGCACCATACGGCGACACCGCTGACGTACGTCTTCGACCGCGCCACGCGGCGATCGTACGAGGTGCATCTCGACAGCGCGACGGTCAAACGCGTTGGCGGCGTGAATCGGCTGCGCGGTCTACGCGCGACGCTTTCGACGATGTCCGACGGACACGTGACGTCGATTCAGCCGAGTGGCGGCGCGCGATTCATCACGACGGTGCCGGGCACGCCGATGTGGACCACGCGCCGTGTGTTGGTGCTGCCGTGTCGCACATCGGATAGCCCAACGCCGTTCGGCAGCGTGCAGGATTTCCAGAGCCTGTGGTTCAACGGTCCGATGAGCGTCGCCGCGTTCTGGCAGGAGAGCTCGTACGGACAGCTGAACGTCACCGGGGACGTTCTCGACTGGATCACCGTGCCCGGAACGGCGGCGTCGTACGAGTCCGGCGGGACGCTGCAGTTGGCCACATTCATTCCGGCGTGTGAAGCGTTGATTCCGGCGAGCGTCGACGTCTCGAAGTACGACGTCGTGGCGTACGAGTTGGGGATTTTCTACCCGGTCGAGCTGGGCGGGTACGCCGACAGTTCGACGGTTCGCGGCGTGACGAAGGCGTTTGGCACGACAGTCAGCGGCTATCAAGCCTCTCCCCAATCGGATATGGGCAGCCACGCGCACGAGTTTGGCCACGCGCTGTCGCTCTTTCACTCATCCACGGACGACGGGTTCGGGTACACGTCGGATTGGGACATCATGAGCAACGCGACCGCGTACACGGAAAGCGGGATCAACTTCGGCGCGGAAGCGGCGCAGCCGCAGAAGGACCTGCTCGGATACATCCCCGTCGCGCGGCGGTTCGTCGCGACTGGCGCCTCGAGCACGATCACGCTCGAGCGCGCGGCGACGCCCGCGGGCAATACCAACTATCTGCTCGCGGTCATCCCGCTTGGCTCGAGCGACAGCGCGTCGGATCCGTACTACACAGTCGAGCTGCGCCAGCACGCGGGATTCGATCGTGATACGCCGCTCGAGGGAGTCGTCGTCCACCAACGCTGCACGGTGTTCGCGTGCCTGAGCTCCCAGTCGTTCAACGTGCAGGACCGGGACGGCAATGGAAATCCGAACGACCACGGCGCGGTCCTGCAGTCCGGCGAGTCGTTCGTTGACAAGGCGCACGCCATCAGCATTTCGGTCGTCTCGATCACGGGCACCAGTGCGCAGGTGACGATCCACAACGGATTCGGCCGCAACTTCGCGTTATCGCGCACCGGCTCGAAGAGCACGGTGGCTGAGGGAATCGCGTCAGCGAGCGATGCGATCGACATCACCGCCAGCGGGCCCGGGGGCGCGACGTGGGCGGCCGCGAATCAGCAGAGCGGGGGACAGTGGCTGCAGGTCCTGACGCCCACCGGTTGCGGTTCCGGAACGCTGCGGTTCCAGCGCAACGTGGCGCAGCTCGCACCAGGCACGTATTACGATACTCTAAACATCACCAGCACCGCCGCGACGAGCGTGCACCAGTACATCGACACGCTCGTGGTGACGCCGGGGACAGCGCTGCACGTTGGACTGAGCGCGGTCGCGCACGTCGATTCGAACTTCGCCGGCGTCGGGCACAATGACTCGACGCTCGTGCGGATCGCCGGCGCCGGCGGTGCGTCGGCGCAGTGGACGGCGACGCGGAGGAAAAACTTCGGGTTCGCGTCGGGATCGCAGAATCTGGTGACGTTGACGGGCACGGGTAATGGCGTGGCCATCTGGCCCATGGTCACGCTCTCGACGACGGCAACCGGCTGGTACGTCGACACGATCACGGTCAAGCTCACCGCGAACCCAACCGACTCGGCGGTGTTCTTCGATTCGCTGCTCGTGGTGCCGCCGGTGCAATACGCCCTCTCGACCACCGGGCGCCGGGACTCCATCCTGGCGGGCGGACTGTCGAAGCCCGATTCCATCGCGGTGAGCTTCAGCGGACTGTGGGCGACACGTGCGTCATGGACGCTCACGACCGGCAACCGCTCGCCCCGATTCCTCGTTCCCGTCGAACGCGGCGGATTCGCCAATACGTATGCCGCCACCGGAAACGCCACGGCGTACTTCCAGTGGATTGCCCAGGATACGCTGCGCGGCATTCATCTCGAGCCGGGTACGTACATCGACACGCTGTTGATCGTCGGTCCTTTTCCAGGTGGATCGACGCAATCCGCGTCGAGTCAAAAGCAACAACGGCTCATCGACACGCTCGTGGTCTACAATCCGTCGGCGACGGCCGGGCTTCAGCTCTCGTCGGCGGCGCGCGCGGATACCATTGCGCAAGGACTCAGCTCGAGTGTCGATTCCGTTCTCGTGGTGCCGGTCGGTCCCGGAGCCGACACGTTGCAGTGGGCGGCGAGCATTCTGCTTACCGCGAGCGGCGAGACGACCCCGGGCGGCGCACCAGCGCCGTTGCGTGTGGCGCTGCCGCCCGGTACCGGATTGCCGCAATTTGGCGGTCGAGGGCGCGGGTGGGTGCGTTATGAGAGAGTTCTCACGGGGCTCGCGCCCGGCCGTTACGCCAATGTCCTTCCCATCGCCTCACTCGACGGCCACGCCACAGCCACGCTATTCGACACGCTCGTCATTCTGCCGGGCACGCAGTTGTCGCTCGGTCAGACTGCGCACATCGACAGCATTGCCGCACAGTCGACGACGTCGGTGACCGACTCGGTGAACCTCTTCGTCGTCGGTATCAACGCGTCGACGACCGCATGGACCGCGACCAAGCGCCGTTCGTTCACGACGCTCGCGACCGCGTCCGGCACTGGACCAACGACGCTCCGATGGACCATCAGTCCATCCGGCCTCGCCGCAGGCGTGTACGTCGACACGATCACCGTGAGCGCCGGCAGCAACGCACGCGGCGCGTCGATCGTCAATACGATCTTCGTCGGCGGCGGCCCGGTGAAGACTGTGGCGGCCGCGGGGTTCGACGTCGACTCGGTCGGCGGGGTGCTCAACTACCAATTCGCGACGACGCTCAGTGTGAACGTCGGCCCGCTCAACCAGACACTTGGCTCGTATGCGGCGATCGTCGATTGGGATTCCACGGTCGTGCAACTCGACTCGGCAGCCGGCGTGTCCGGCGGCTTCGCGAAGCCGGCGTCGACGCAATCGAACAAGGCGCGCGTGTCACTGAGCGCGACCGACCCGGCCGGAAAATCGGGTAGCGTGCCGCTCGCGCAGCTCTACTTTCACTTCTCGGCGTCGAACATCGGCAAGACCACCTCGATCACGCCGACGTTCACATCGGCAAAGACGCCCGGCGGCACCGACTTCGCTTCGTCATTGGGATTGAACTCGGCGAAGGCGGAGGTGATTCCCGGAGCGCTGCGGGGCGACGTGAATCTCGATGGGCGGCTCACGAGCGCCGACGCCTTGCTGCTCGTGCGCTCCATCGTCGGCTTCCCCGGGCCGGGCACGCCGCTCGTCATCAACCCGAACGGCGATGCCAACTGCAACGGAAAAGTCGAGGCCGTAGACGTGCAGTACATCCTCGCCAAGCTCGTGGGACTGCCTGTAGGGAGTGCGTGTGTCGGGACGATCAAGTAG
- a CDS encoding ABC transporter permease, with product MILEVLRIAAAALRANLLRSLLTMLGIIIGVAAVIAMVALGGGAQQSVQDRIAKLGTTTLQIDATWIRTGGVQLNTRRRLTIDDAHEIEERAPHIVAVQPQQDKMLQLQWGNKNANLRVIGASPNFLIVRNYQIDIGRMFTPAESRGMQRVAVLGAGALTQLGVNDPYAILGQHVRIGGILFTVIGTLRAKGAGGGFGSPDDQIVIPYFTGRWRVFKTDWVNDIFALATNEADLPSAMSEIRLAMRRSHRLRGDQPDDFRIRNQADFLETLDDATSTLTALLAGIAGVSLLVGGIGIMNIMLVSVTERTREIGIRKALGATKTNILLQFLAESTALCLMGGVIGFGLGIGGAIAMRDGFGWSTQVDAASLGPAFMFATAVGVVFGVWPARRAAGLNPIEALRYE from the coding sequence AAGTACTTCGCATCGCCGCCGCCGCGCTCCGGGCCAACCTGCTCCGCTCGCTGCTCACCATGCTCGGCATCATCATCGGCGTCGCCGCGGTCATCGCCATGGTCGCGCTCGGCGGCGGTGCCCAACAGTCCGTTCAGGATCGCATCGCCAAGCTCGGTACGACGACGCTCCAGATCGACGCCACCTGGATTCGCACCGGCGGCGTTCAGCTCAACACCCGCCGGCGTCTCACGATCGACGACGCGCACGAGATCGAAGAGCGCGCGCCGCACATCGTCGCGGTCCAACCGCAGCAGGACAAGATGCTCCAGCTGCAATGGGGCAACAAGAACGCGAATCTTCGCGTCATCGGCGCGTCGCCCAACTTTCTCATCGTCCGCAACTATCAGATCGACATCGGGCGCATGTTCACGCCGGCCGAGAGCCGCGGCATGCAGCGCGTCGCGGTGCTGGGCGCGGGCGCGCTCACGCAGCTCGGCGTCAATGATCCGTACGCCATCCTCGGCCAGCATGTACGGATCGGCGGCATTCTGTTCACGGTCATCGGCACGCTACGCGCGAAGGGAGCCGGCGGTGGGTTCGGCAGTCCCGACGACCAGATCGTGATTCCCTACTTCACGGGGCGGTGGCGCGTCTTCAAGACCGATTGGGTGAACGACATCTTCGCGCTCGCGACGAACGAAGCGGATCTGCCGAGCGCGATGAGCGAGATCCGCCTCGCGATGCGCCGCTCGCATCGCCTGCGCGGCGATCAGCCGGACGATTTCCGCATTCGCAACCAGGCGGATTTCCTCGAGACGCTCGACGACGCGACGAGTACCCTCACCGCCTTGCTCGCGGGCATCGCGGGCGTATCGCTGCTCGTCGGCGGCATCGGCATCATGAACATCATGCTCGTGTCGGTCACCGAGCGCACGCGCGAGATCGGCATTCGCAAAGCACTCGGCGCGACGAAGACGAACATCCTCCTGCAATTCCTCGCCGAGTCGACGGCGTTGTGCCTGATGGGTGGTGTGATCGGCTTTGGGCTCGGCATTGGCGGCGCGATCGCGATGCGCGACGGATTCGGCTGGAGTACGCAAGTGGACGCCGCGTCGCTCGGTCCTGCGTTCATGTTCGCGACGGCGGTCGGCGTGGTCTTCGGCGTGTGGCCGGCGCGGCGCGCGGCCGGGCTCAATCCGATCGAGGCACTGCGGTACGAGTGA
- a CDS encoding DoxX family protein yields the protein MRQHTKAGTILLWVATVVVAFGVGAAGITKLLQPQHWQSLFVGWGYPAWLSPMVGVLELAGALALLAPGLAKYAAVLVGTVMATALATLLLHPGGALGWGATPLTYLVVVAAIGVVRWRDRWQRPPSYASPGR from the coding sequence ATGCGACAACACACGAAGGCGGGAACGATTCTTCTCTGGGTCGCCACGGTCGTCGTCGCGTTCGGCGTCGGCGCGGCCGGAATAACGAAGTTGCTTCAGCCCCAACACTGGCAGTCGCTTTTTGTCGGCTGGGGTTACCCGGCGTGGCTCTCGCCGATGGTCGGCGTGCTGGAGCTAGCCGGTGCGCTCGCGCTCCTCGCTCCCGGGCTCGCCAAGTACGCCGCGGTGCTGGTGGGGACGGTCATGGCGACGGCGCTCGCCACACTGCTCTTGCATCCGGGAGGAGCGCTCGGTTGGGGTGCCACGCCTCTGACGTATCTCGTCGTCGTCGCGGCGATCGGAGTGGTGCGCTGGCGGGACCGGTGGCAACGGCCTCCGTCCTATGCGAGCCCGGGCCGATGA